Proteins encoded within one genomic window of uncultured Draconibacterium sp.:
- a CDS encoding glycosyltransferase family 4 protein, whose product MKKISWVTADYFLDCDIDLIPKLNEKYQIVWNIILPVTNNRFSQVQINKNNSLKSTVKIFWSEKFRRRDARNIAFYWKLLKQIKKQQPDLVYINMQGFPYLAFIVALLLKRRNTIFAVHQAKVHEGMQFQTITKLYFHFLYSWFNNFHLFSKSQADIFKSKYPDKSVTVIPLGLKDFGKSLLKKSDKEIVFFNFGTIIKNKNIGLLIQAACNVFEKGYNNFKVKIVGACSNWGQYQKLVIYPELFDLNIQAIDNNEISDLFSSSHYLILPYSAVSQSGPLKIAFNYNVPVIASDLEEFKNEIINGETGLLFKNNDVSSLENAIIKTIANHKETYKQLRLNQLADVKRRYSKEVILQSYDNMFRSTIK is encoded by the coding sequence ATGAAGAAAATTTCCTGGGTAACTGCCGATTATTTCCTAGACTGTGATATAGATCTAATTCCAAAACTCAATGAAAAATATCAAATAGTATGGAATATCATCCTTCCAGTTACAAACAATCGGTTTTCGCAAGTTCAAATAAACAAGAACAATTCTTTAAAATCCACTGTAAAAATATTCTGGAGTGAAAAATTTAGAAGAAGGGATGCAAGAAATATAGCCTTCTATTGGAAATTGTTAAAACAAATAAAAAAACAACAACCAGATCTTGTTTATATAAATATGCAAGGATTTCCATATTTGGCATTCATTGTTGCTTTACTACTTAAACGAAGAAATACGATCTTCGCTGTACATCAGGCAAAAGTCCATGAGGGAATGCAGTTTCAGACAATTACTAAATTATATTTTCATTTTTTATACTCTTGGTTTAATAATTTTCATCTATTCTCAAAATCACAAGCAGATATTTTTAAGAGCAAATACCCTGATAAAAGTGTTACTGTCATTCCATTAGGCTTAAAAGACTTTGGAAAATCACTGTTAAAGAAATCAGATAAAGAGATTGTTTTTTTCAATTTTGGAACTATTATTAAGAATAAAAATATTGGGCTATTAATCCAGGCTGCTTGTAACGTTTTTGAAAAAGGATATAACAACTTCAAAGTTAAAATAGTAGGAGCTTGTTCTAATTGGGGACAATATCAAAAACTAGTAATATATCCTGAATTATTTGACCTTAACATACAAGCCATCGATAATAATGAAATCTCAGATCTCTTTTCCAGTTCTCATTATTTAATTCTACCATACTCAGCTGTTTCTCAAAGTGGCCCATTAAAAATTGCATTTAATTACAACGTACCTGTTATTGCTTCGGATCTTGAAGAATTCAAAAATGAAATTATAAATGGAGAAACAGGGCTACTGTTCAAAAACAATGATGTCAGCAGTCTTGAAAATGCAATAATTAAAACAATAGCTAACCACAAAGAAACATATAAACAGCTAAGATTAAACCAACTAGCAGACGTAAAGCGGCGCTATTCAAAAGAAGTTATTTTGCAAAGTTACGATAACATGTTCCGTTCAACTATAAAATAA
- a CDS encoding EpsG family protein: protein MLQTLVVYTILLLSFIVFPAFLYEKNSVTGNYKYKYWGFPLLIPILIFSFIEGFRYEVGVDWHHYRDYFKFLETGNFNYYWRDDLEILYVLLNKTLVFLQLNYVSLFILESFLLIYAIYYFFRDYRKVCVFAMPLFFMLFFSDIENLSRQFLAISIFLIATKQLLKQNYKRYFLLGIVAALIHSTCWLFLPIFFVLRSVRINKLWILLAIYLGLNIASELLLSPLIERFSILLLYIGKGGYADIMTEDSRFIFEEIPLRTKIIWHLIALFIIFYGYKLLKQVKRNDISFVFIIAFIGLTLKPILSFHELFARINLYFYTYVPLFMAFLYYYVFIHNKGIQKMKKLKIPLILLFFYFLYLYFGRIVIRTNEWYPFLFVWD, encoded by the coding sequence ATGCTTCAAACATTAGTTGTTTATACTATTCTTTTACTTTCATTCATTGTCTTCCCGGCATTTCTGTATGAGAAAAATTCAGTTACCGGAAATTATAAGTATAAGTATTGGGGATTCCCACTCCTGATCCCAATTCTAATTTTTTCTTTTATTGAAGGATTTAGGTATGAAGTTGGTGTTGATTGGCATCATTATAGGGATTACTTCAAATTTTTAGAAACAGGAAATTTTAATTATTACTGGCGGGATGATTTAGAGATTCTGTATGTTCTATTAAATAAAACATTGGTATTTCTACAATTAAACTATGTATCGTTATTTATATTAGAGAGTTTTCTCCTCATTTATGCCATATATTACTTCTTTAGAGATTATAGAAAAGTCTGCGTTTTCGCAATGCCTCTTTTCTTCATGCTATTTTTTAGTGATATTGAAAACCTGTCGAGGCAGTTTTTAGCTATTTCAATTTTCTTAATAGCGACAAAACAGTTATTAAAACAAAATTATAAACGATACTTTCTATTAGGTATAGTAGCAGCCTTAATCCATTCTACATGTTGGTTATTTCTGCCCATATTCTTTGTACTTCGATCCGTTAGAATAAATAAACTATGGATTTTACTAGCTATATATTTGGGGTTAAATATAGCTTCCGAACTTTTATTATCTCCTCTTATTGAACGATTTTCTATCTTGCTCCTTTATATCGGGAAAGGTGGTTATGCTGATATAATGACAGAAGATAGCAGGTTCATTTTTGAAGAAATACCATTACGAACAAAAATCATTTGGCACCTAATTGCTCTATTTATAATCTTCTATGGATACAAATTATTAAAGCAAGTAAAAAGGAACGACATCTCTTTTGTATTCATCATTGCATTTATTGGCCTAACTCTTAAGCCAATTCTTTCCTTTCATGAACTTTTTGCAAGAATAAACCTTTACTTTTACACCTATGTCCCTCTCTTTATGGCTTTTTTGTATTACTATGTTTTTATACACAATAAAGGTATTCAGAAAATGAAGAAGTTAAAGATCCCTTTAATACTCCTATTTTTTTATTTTTTATATCTATACTTTGGGCGTATTGTAATAAGAACAAACGAATGGTATCCTTTTCTGTTCGTTTGGGATTAA
- a CDS encoding glycosyltransferase family 2 protein, with the protein MNNISICICTRQRQNALLNLLNSIDKINSKSLKQNYKVEIIVIENDNKPFLKNVIDGLKDKSKFPIKYFHEKNPGLCYARNRAVKETFNSDFILFVDDDQQVKTDLLENLVKAQKEFNADAIYGQNPPIFDSKGVPVYIQEFFKPNKKEYGQILKIAPTNCLYIRRAILNTYNPPFDLRLNFVGCEDLMLTHQLSCDGYTIRSNPDATAYEIIPKERATVKYIIKRSFRNMNSLFYYHSISNQNYENKKLLIKAPFRLIAGFILSIPCLLLGNKNKLKGIILISESCGVMYGIIHGRYNFYK; encoded by the coding sequence ATGAATAATATCTCAATTTGCATTTGTACCAGACAAAGACAAAACGCACTATTAAATCTATTGAATAGTATTGATAAAATTAATAGTAAAAGCTTAAAACAAAACTATAAAGTAGAAATCATTGTAATAGAAAATGACAATAAACCATTCTTGAAAAATGTAATAGACGGACTTAAAGACAAATCTAAATTCCCAATAAAATATTTTCATGAAAAGAATCCAGGGTTATGTTACGCCAGAAATAGGGCAGTAAAAGAAACTTTTAACTCAGATTTCATTTTATTTGTCGATGATGACCAACAGGTTAAGACAGATCTATTGGAGAACCTTGTTAAGGCCCAAAAAGAATTCAATGCCGATGCTATTTATGGACAAAATCCACCTATTTTTGATTCGAAAGGGGTGCCTGTATATATACAAGAATTTTTTAAACCCAATAAAAAAGAATACGGACAAATATTAAAAATTGCACCAACTAATTGTTTATATATCAGAAGGGCAATTTTAAATACTTATAATCCGCCTTTTGATTTAAGGCTTAATTTTGTTGGATGCGAAGATTTAATGCTTACCCATCAATTAAGCTGCGATGGATATACTATTAGAAGTAATCCTGATGCAACTGCTTATGAAATAATACCTAAAGAACGCGCAACTGTCAAATATATCATAAAACGTTCTTTTAGAAATATGAATTCATTATTTTACTATCATTCAATTAGTAACCAGAATTATGAAAATAAAAAGCTACTTATAAAAGCTCCTTTTCGGCTAATTGCTGGTTTCATTTTAAGTATTCCTTGTTTACTACTTGGAAATAAAAACAAACTGAAAGGAATAATTTTAATTTCTGAATCTTGTGGTGTAATGTATGGAATTATACATGGAAGGTACAATTTTTACAAGTAA